CCCCATTGATCAGGATATCTTTTACACCAAAAGGCTGTCCGTCTAGTCGGGACTGAGTTTCTTTCCAAAGATAAGACTGCACGGATGGAAAATCTTTGTTCAATACTACTTCTATCTGGGATGAAGACAAAGTATAACCGCTTTTCTTTTTAGCAATCTCCCTCTTCGGTGCTTTCAACTCCCGGCAAATGACATTGGATATCTGCACATTACCCTGATCATGCACGCGGAAACCTGTCCGACCGGGCGAGAGAGGAAGATCCGGTATATACTTATGAGTAATCTGTTCCCCGTCCACATATACTGTCAGTGTACGTCCGATACAATTTACTTTGATATGCCGTAAATGATGTGCATATAATTTAGCAATATCACGGGCTATCTCCGTCTTACCGTTCGGTGTTTCCACATACCAATAGGCAAAGCCCAAATGATCTGTAGCCTTATCACATCCTACATATATCCAGTCGTTTTCATTTACATAACGGAGCAATACACCCACCTGTGCCGATGAATTTTGTGGCAACAGGTCGAACTCGACCGTACTGTTGACAGCCGAAAAACTATCCACCCATACCAGGCTATCCTGCCCGCTTTTCAAATACCAGGTACAGAAAGAATCGTTTATACCTTTCTCCAATTGCGGAGAGGCGAAAGAAGTTACTGAGATCAAACAAAAAGTCCCTATAGTTAGGATTTTATTCATCTGTTTCAAAATTTATAGTGCTTATATGATATATTACCTGAATATACAAAGATAAAGAGTGAAAATATATTAGAGAAACATATTTCCACTCTCTTTTCCTGAATCTCGTATTTTGCAAAATATATCACCTATTTTGCAAACATTCGACATGGATTATTCCTTTTTTACTCTTCCATTATCGCCACTTTCGAGATGACCAAATCCGGTCCGTTCTTTACTTTCGCTTTCAGACGAAGGATACCGTCGTTGGAGTCTTCACGCATAATATGCAGTTTAACCCATGACTCTTCCTGATCCTGCTTGCCGGATTCGTAATCGCGACCTTCGAAAACCAGATATCCCGTACGTCCTTTCTTATCCTTGTCTGCAAAACAAACATATAAAGAACCGATAATTCCCAGCGGACACTCGATAGTCAACTCCATCTCCTTGCCCTGCCATCCCGGAGATACTTTCCAGGTTGTTTTTTTATTGGCAAATGTCTTGTCCGAATTAGCACAATCGATATATAATAAAGCATTACTGAACTCACCCGTTACCGTACTTTTCAGCGGTTCGACAAAAGTAAACATCTTTTGCAGTGAAGGGATATCTTTCTCCAGCGAAGGATTGAAGTCTTCAGAATCCATATAATGCAATATGCTCTTCTTCAGCTGACGGGCAACCGGATTCTTTTCATCCTTCAGATCAAAGCCGCAGACAACCAGTTTACCCTTACCAACTTTCAGCTCAAAGATGGCCGCCAGCTTGTTATTCCGATGGAAATCGTCTACCGGCTGCGCGATCGGTTTATATGCTTCCGGATAATCATTTATATAAAATGCCCTCGCATCTTTATAGACAGACTGCCATTGCCAGTCGCTATGAGAATCGGTCGGGAACTCTGCAAACAACGGATGTTTATCGCGTACCACCATGCCGATCGTATTCTTTCCCTGACCAGGGAAGAAAGTCAATGACCAGTATAAAGGATAGTAACTGATCTTATCGCATGTTTCCTCCGTACCCAGTGCGGCTGCCTGCAAAAGAACCTTTCCACCGTTTTCAAGATGCTTTATACAGGCTGCATCCATCCGGTCGGTTACGTAAACAGTTCCAGTCGACTCTTTCTGCCTGTCGGCAGAAGTATTTACCGACGGATACACCCAGATATTCCAGCGGTTAGCTATCGCCCGTCCCTGCAGACCGACTTCCACCGTCAGCTTCTGAGCCGTAGTTATCTGTGACAGGTCACAACTAATCTTTCCCCCTAACTCCGAACTTCCGACAGGCCAACGGCGTGAAGCCGTCTCACCGGAAGCGACTAGATTGCTATTCACATCTTTTATCTTCCAGTAAAGGCCATCCTGCAAATCTTCCGTTCCGTAATGAGCCAGTTGCATCTCGGCAGTAAACGGCTCCTTGTTCTCCCAAACATATTTCGGCATACGCAGCAAAGTGACCGTCGTATCATGATGTGCCCGGAATTGTTCGGGCGTAGTAATACCTTTACTATCATAAAATACATCCAGCCATCCGATCAGCGCTTCTCCCTGTCCCTGATAATCCTGCATGCTGAGCAACTGGATTCCGGCACAGGAGGGTGTACGAAGGAAGGATTCTATCTCATATTTATACATGATCTGATTGAGCGCACCCGAAGCTGCAACAAACTCCCCATTCTGTTCTTCGATCCTATTCTTACGTGCCTGCTCACGAAACTCTTCCAGGTTACGGGCTTTCAGGACACCGGTATATTTCTTTATCTCCTCCCATTTGGGATAGACCGGCCATTGTCCGATCTCATGGGAAAGGATCGGTATGTTTGACTGGGAATAAACATCCTCAAAGTCCCATGCCGTGGAAGCTCCTCCGCGTAAACCGCGTGTTGCGCCCAACTTATCGATATAATGCGTGACCATATACTGATCGACTGGCATGATCTTACGGGCAGTCGATACGGCATACAAACGGCGGGAATCCTTTGCACGTAAAGGCTTTATCCATGATTCCATCACTTCAAAATCGGAATTACCCAACTCGTTACCGATACATTGCATCACAAAAGAGGGATGATTGCCGTAAGCATTGATCATACGGTGCAGTTCCTGTTTTACATAACGGTCGGCAGACGGATTTTTTCCCAGTCCCTGTGGATGACCTTTCGTATCCATTTCTTTCCGTTCCTTTTGTTCGACAGACATCCACCAGTCTATCCAGATCGTTTCTGCCTGGATATAGATACCGATCCGGTCGGCAGCCACAAAAGCAGCTTCGGGAGGACACCAGGAATGGAAACGGACATGGTTCAATCCGTAATCTTTATAGATACGGAAGATACGTTCCCAATCCTCTACCTTACAGGAAGGATAACCGGTCAATGGGAAATGAACACAATCGAGATTTCCGCGCAGGAATACCGGTTTTCCGTTGATCTGTATCTTCGACTTGGAAGAAGTTACTTCACGGAAGCCAAATTCTATCTCACGGGTATCGTATGTTTTCTTTTTATCCTGTACGGTAACTTTCAATCGATACAGATTCGGGGTAACATCATTCCACAGCTTGATGCCGGCGGGCATCGCCGCCTGGAAGTCCAGCACATTCGCACCTTTCTGTAAAAGTTGTTCAGTTATCCGGCTAAAAACGACCGCTCCACTCTCCCGCTCCGTCAGTTGCCAGGAGATACGGGTATCCACTTTCTTAGCAGATGTGTTCA
This is a stretch of genomic DNA from Parabacteroides chongii. It encodes these proteins:
- a CDS encoding sugar-binding domain-containing protein, with protein sequence MNKKLSKVIFFLVANWCISAFAQIQNNQSLSGSWQFKLDPEDKGLKENWQGTSFTDHITLPGTTDEAHYGEKTSGSDFGILTRAYKYYGPAWYSREIEIPSEWNGKRIRMELERVLWESRVFVDGKEVSVQDALSTPHYHDLGYLSPGKHRLTIRINNDLIYNIGDKGHVYTEYTQSIWNGAVGRLQLKAVEAIHFSNPQVFTKVSPCTLQVTDTIMNTSAKKVDTRISWQLTERESGAVVFSRITEQLLQKGANVLDFQAAMPAGIKLWNDVTPNLYRLKVTVQDKKKTYDTREIEFGFREVTSSKSKIQINGKPVFLRGNLDCVHFPLTGYPSCKVEDWERIFRIYKDYGLNHVRFHSWCPPEAAFVAADRIGIYIQAETIWIDWWMSVEQKERKEMDTKGHPQGLGKNPSADRYVKQELHRMINAYGNHPSFVMQCIGNELGNSDFEVMESWIKPLRAKDSRRLYAVSTARKIMPVDQYMVTHYIDKLGATRGLRGGASTAWDFEDVYSQSNIPILSHEIGQWPVYPKWEEIKKYTGVLKARNLEEFREQARKNRIEEQNGEFVAASGALNQIMYKYEIESFLRTPSCAGIQLLSMQDYQGQGEALIGWLDVFYDSKGITTPEQFRAHHDTTVTLLRMPKYVWENKEPFTAEMQLAHYGTEDLQDGLYWKIKDVNSNLVASGETASRRWPVGSSELGGKISCDLSQITTAQKLTVEVGLQGRAIANRWNIWVYPSVNTSADRQKESTGTVYVTDRMDAACIKHLENGGKVLLQAAALGTEETCDKISYYPLYWSLTFFPGQGKNTIGMVVRDKHPLFAEFPTDSHSDWQWQSVYKDARAFYINDYPEAYKPIAQPVDDFHRNNKLAAIFELKVGKGKLVVCGFDLKDEKNPVARQLKKSILHYMDSEDFNPSLEKDIPSLQKMFTFVEPLKSTVTGEFSNALLYIDCANSDKTFANKKTTWKVSPGWQGKEMELTIECPLGIIGSLYVCFADKDKKGRTGYLVFEGRDYESGKQDQEESWVKLHIMREDSNDGILRLKAKVKNGPDLVISKVAIMEE